From a region of the Chrysemys picta bellii isolate R12L10 chromosome 7, ASM1138683v2, whole genome shotgun sequence genome:
- the CHST3 gene encoding carbohydrate sulfotransferase 3 isoform X3, with translation MVSDKLKQAPQSLMEVNSTDPGLVLSENESLLSLSELDSAFSQLKSRLQNVTLQLGGTREPAVAQGPRRHVLLMATTRTGSSFVGEFFNQQGNIFYLFEPLWHIERTVSFEPGGANAVGSALVYRDVLKQLLLCDLYILENFITPLPEDHLTPYMFRRGSSRSLCEDPVCTPFVKKVFEKYHCKNRRCGPLNITLAAEACLHKNHMALKTVRIRQLEFLRPLVEDPRLDMRIIQLVRDPRAVLASRIVAFSGKYETWKKWASEGAAPLNEDEVQRLRGNCESIRLSAELGLRQPAWLQGRYMLIRYEDIARSPLQNAKEMYRFAGISLTPQVEEWIQKNTQAPQDSNGIYSTQKNSSEQFEKWRFSIPFKLAQVVQNVCGPAMSLFGYKLASDQETLTNRSISLLEERRAFWIT, from the coding sequence GGTATCAGACAAGCTGAAGCAAGCCCCACAATCTCTGATGGAGGTCAACAGCACAGACCCTGGCCTAGTGCTGTCAGAAAATGAGTCCCTCTTGTCCCTCAGCGAGCTGGACTCTGCCTTCTCTCAGCTCAAGAGCCGGCTTCAGAATGTcaccctgcagctgggagggaCCAGGGAGCCTGCTGTGGCACAGGGACCCCGGAGACATGTGCTCCTGATGGCCACCACCCGCACAGGTTCCTCCTTTGTGGGAGAGTTCTTCAACCAACAAGGCAACATTTTCTATCTCTTCGAGCCACTGTGGCACATCGAGAGGACAGTGTCATTCGAGCCAGGCGGAGCAAACGCGGTGGGATCGGCCCTCGTCTACCGAGATGTCTTGAAGCAGCTGTTGCTCTGTGACCTCTACATCCTGGAGAACTTCATCACCCCGCTCCCTGAGGACCATCTGACCCCGTATATGTTCCGGCGGGGCTCAAGCCGCTCCCTGTGCGAGGACCCTGTTTGCACCCCTTTCGTCAAGAAGGTCTTCGAGAAGTACCACTGCAAGAACCGCCGCTGTGGCCCCCTCAACATTACCCTCGCTGCAGAAGCCTGCCTGCACAAGAATCACATGGCACTCAAGACAGTGCGAATTCGGCAGCTGGAGTTCTTACGACCCCTGGTCGAAGACCCTCGCCTAGACATGAGGATCATCCAGCTGGTGCGGGACCCCCGGGCGGTGCTGGCCTCTCGCATTGTGGCCTTCTCGGGCAAGTATGAAACCTGGAAGAAATGGGCTTCAGAAGGAGCAGCTCCCCTCAACGAGGATGAGGTGCAGAGGCTGCGGGGGAACTGCGAGAGCATCCGCCTCTCGGCTGAACTTGGCCTGAGGCAGCCAGCGTGGCTGCAGGGCCGCTACATGCTGATCCGCTATGAGGATATTGCCAGGTCACCTCTCCAAAATGCCAAGGAGATGTACAGGTTTGCTGGCATCAGCCTCACTCCGCAGGTGGAGGAATGGATCCAGAAGAACACCCAGGCGCCTCAGGACAGCAATGGCATCTACTCCACCCAGAAGAACTCCTCAGAGCAGTTCGAGAAGTGGCGCTTCAGCATCCCCTTCAAGTTGGCCCAAGTGGTGCAGAATGTCTGCGGCCCAGCCATGAGTCTGTTTGGCTACAAACTGGCCAGCGACCAAGAGACCCTCACAAACAGATCCATCAGTTTGCTGGAGGAAAGGAGGGCCTTCTGGATCACGTAA
- the CHST3 gene encoding carbohydrate sulfotransferase 3 isoform X2: protein MVPWPEPVPPGRAPRGRPREERAGVSDKLKQAPQSLMEVNSTDPGLVLSENESLLSLSELDSAFSQLKSRLQNVTLQLGGTREPAVAQGPRRHVLLMATTRTGSSFVGEFFNQQGNIFYLFEPLWHIERTVSFEPGGANAVGSALVYRDVLKQLLLCDLYILENFITPLPEDHLTPYMFRRGSSRSLCEDPVCTPFVKKVFEKYHCKNRRCGPLNITLAAEACLHKNHMALKTVRIRQLEFLRPLVEDPRLDMRIIQLVRDPRAVLASRIVAFSGKYETWKKWASEGAAPLNEDEVQRLRGNCESIRLSAELGLRQPAWLQGRYMLIRYEDIARSPLQNAKEMYRFAGISLTPQVEEWIQKNTQAPQDSNGIYSTQKNSSEQFEKWRFSIPFKLAQVVQNVCGPAMSLFGYKLASDQETLTNRSISLLEERRAFWIT, encoded by the coding sequence GGTATCAGACAAGCTGAAGCAAGCCCCACAATCTCTGATGGAGGTCAACAGCACAGACCCTGGCCTAGTGCTGTCAGAAAATGAGTCCCTCTTGTCCCTCAGCGAGCTGGACTCTGCCTTCTCTCAGCTCAAGAGCCGGCTTCAGAATGTcaccctgcagctgggagggaCCAGGGAGCCTGCTGTGGCACAGGGACCCCGGAGACATGTGCTCCTGATGGCCACCACCCGCACAGGTTCCTCCTTTGTGGGAGAGTTCTTCAACCAACAAGGCAACATTTTCTATCTCTTCGAGCCACTGTGGCACATCGAGAGGACAGTGTCATTCGAGCCAGGCGGAGCAAACGCGGTGGGATCGGCCCTCGTCTACCGAGATGTCTTGAAGCAGCTGTTGCTCTGTGACCTCTACATCCTGGAGAACTTCATCACCCCGCTCCCTGAGGACCATCTGACCCCGTATATGTTCCGGCGGGGCTCAAGCCGCTCCCTGTGCGAGGACCCTGTTTGCACCCCTTTCGTCAAGAAGGTCTTCGAGAAGTACCACTGCAAGAACCGCCGCTGTGGCCCCCTCAACATTACCCTCGCTGCAGAAGCCTGCCTGCACAAGAATCACATGGCACTCAAGACAGTGCGAATTCGGCAGCTGGAGTTCTTACGACCCCTGGTCGAAGACCCTCGCCTAGACATGAGGATCATCCAGCTGGTGCGGGACCCCCGGGCGGTGCTGGCCTCTCGCATTGTGGCCTTCTCGGGCAAGTATGAAACCTGGAAGAAATGGGCTTCAGAAGGAGCAGCTCCCCTCAACGAGGATGAGGTGCAGAGGCTGCGGGGGAACTGCGAGAGCATCCGCCTCTCGGCTGAACTTGGCCTGAGGCAGCCAGCGTGGCTGCAGGGCCGCTACATGCTGATCCGCTATGAGGATATTGCCAGGTCACCTCTCCAAAATGCCAAGGAGATGTACAGGTTTGCTGGCATCAGCCTCACTCCGCAGGTGGAGGAATGGATCCAGAAGAACACCCAGGCGCCTCAGGACAGCAATGGCATCTACTCCACCCAGAAGAACTCCTCAGAGCAGTTCGAGAAGTGGCGCTTCAGCATCCCCTTCAAGTTGGCCCAAGTGGTGCAGAATGTCTGCGGCCCAGCCATGAGTCTGTTTGGCTACAAACTGGCCAGCGACCAAGAGACCCTCACAAACAGATCCATCAGTTTGCTGGAGGAAAGGAGGGCCTTCTGGATCACGTAA
- the CHST3 gene encoding carbohydrate sulfotransferase 3 isoform X4 gives MEVNSTDPGLVLSENESLLSLSELDSAFSQLKSRLQNVTLQLGGTREPAVAQGPRRHVLLMATTRTGSSFVGEFFNQQGNIFYLFEPLWHIERTVSFEPGGANAVGSALVYRDVLKQLLLCDLYILENFITPLPEDHLTPYMFRRGSSRSLCEDPVCTPFVKKVFEKYHCKNRRCGPLNITLAAEACLHKNHMALKTVRIRQLEFLRPLVEDPRLDMRIIQLVRDPRAVLASRIVAFSGKYETWKKWASEGAAPLNEDEVQRLRGNCESIRLSAELGLRQPAWLQGRYMLIRYEDIARSPLQNAKEMYRFAGISLTPQVEEWIQKNTQAPQDSNGIYSTQKNSSEQFEKWRFSIPFKLAQVVQNVCGPAMSLFGYKLASDQETLTNRSISLLEERRAFWIT, from the coding sequence ATGGAGGTCAACAGCACAGACCCTGGCCTAGTGCTGTCAGAAAATGAGTCCCTCTTGTCCCTCAGCGAGCTGGACTCTGCCTTCTCTCAGCTCAAGAGCCGGCTTCAGAATGTcaccctgcagctgggagggaCCAGGGAGCCTGCTGTGGCACAGGGACCCCGGAGACATGTGCTCCTGATGGCCACCACCCGCACAGGTTCCTCCTTTGTGGGAGAGTTCTTCAACCAACAAGGCAACATTTTCTATCTCTTCGAGCCACTGTGGCACATCGAGAGGACAGTGTCATTCGAGCCAGGCGGAGCAAACGCGGTGGGATCGGCCCTCGTCTACCGAGATGTCTTGAAGCAGCTGTTGCTCTGTGACCTCTACATCCTGGAGAACTTCATCACCCCGCTCCCTGAGGACCATCTGACCCCGTATATGTTCCGGCGGGGCTCAAGCCGCTCCCTGTGCGAGGACCCTGTTTGCACCCCTTTCGTCAAGAAGGTCTTCGAGAAGTACCACTGCAAGAACCGCCGCTGTGGCCCCCTCAACATTACCCTCGCTGCAGAAGCCTGCCTGCACAAGAATCACATGGCACTCAAGACAGTGCGAATTCGGCAGCTGGAGTTCTTACGACCCCTGGTCGAAGACCCTCGCCTAGACATGAGGATCATCCAGCTGGTGCGGGACCCCCGGGCGGTGCTGGCCTCTCGCATTGTGGCCTTCTCGGGCAAGTATGAAACCTGGAAGAAATGGGCTTCAGAAGGAGCAGCTCCCCTCAACGAGGATGAGGTGCAGAGGCTGCGGGGGAACTGCGAGAGCATCCGCCTCTCGGCTGAACTTGGCCTGAGGCAGCCAGCGTGGCTGCAGGGCCGCTACATGCTGATCCGCTATGAGGATATTGCCAGGTCACCTCTCCAAAATGCCAAGGAGATGTACAGGTTTGCTGGCATCAGCCTCACTCCGCAGGTGGAGGAATGGATCCAGAAGAACACCCAGGCGCCTCAGGACAGCAATGGCATCTACTCCACCCAGAAGAACTCCTCAGAGCAGTTCGAGAAGTGGCGCTTCAGCATCCCCTTCAAGTTGGCCCAAGTGGTGCAGAATGTCTGCGGCCCAGCCATGAGTCTGTTTGGCTACAAACTGGCCAGCGACCAAGAGACCCTCACAAACAGATCCATCAGTTTGCTGGAGGAAAGGAGGGCCTTCTGGATCACGTAA
- the CHST3 gene encoding carbohydrate sulfotransferase 3 isoform X1 yields the protein MDKGHTLPQDIWDLRHCLRMKSKYAILLVFVVALVIIEKENNIISRVSDKLKQAPQSLMEVNSTDPGLVLSENESLLSLSELDSAFSQLKSRLQNVTLQLGGTREPAVAQGPRRHVLLMATTRTGSSFVGEFFNQQGNIFYLFEPLWHIERTVSFEPGGANAVGSALVYRDVLKQLLLCDLYILENFITPLPEDHLTPYMFRRGSSRSLCEDPVCTPFVKKVFEKYHCKNRRCGPLNITLAAEACLHKNHMALKTVRIRQLEFLRPLVEDPRLDMRIIQLVRDPRAVLASRIVAFSGKYETWKKWASEGAAPLNEDEVQRLRGNCESIRLSAELGLRQPAWLQGRYMLIRYEDIARSPLQNAKEMYRFAGISLTPQVEEWIQKNTQAPQDSNGIYSTQKNSSEQFEKWRFSIPFKLAQVVQNVCGPAMSLFGYKLASDQETLTNRSISLLEERRAFWIT from the exons ATGGATAAAGGACACACTTTACCCCAGGATATCTGGGACCTGCGGCACTGCCTGAGAATGAAGAGCAAGTATGCCATTCTCTTGGTGTTTGTTGTAGCTCTTGTCATTATCGAGAAGGAAAACAATATCATATCAAG GGTATCAGACAAGCTGAAGCAAGCCCCACAATCTCTGATGGAGGTCAACAGCACAGACCCTGGCCTAGTGCTGTCAGAAAATGAGTCCCTCTTGTCCCTCAGCGAGCTGGACTCTGCCTTCTCTCAGCTCAAGAGCCGGCTTCAGAATGTcaccctgcagctgggagggaCCAGGGAGCCTGCTGTGGCACAGGGACCCCGGAGACATGTGCTCCTGATGGCCACCACCCGCACAGGTTCCTCCTTTGTGGGAGAGTTCTTCAACCAACAAGGCAACATTTTCTATCTCTTCGAGCCACTGTGGCACATCGAGAGGACAGTGTCATTCGAGCCAGGCGGAGCAAACGCGGTGGGATCGGCCCTCGTCTACCGAGATGTCTTGAAGCAGCTGTTGCTCTGTGACCTCTACATCCTGGAGAACTTCATCACCCCGCTCCCTGAGGACCATCTGACCCCGTATATGTTCCGGCGGGGCTCAAGCCGCTCCCTGTGCGAGGACCCTGTTTGCACCCCTTTCGTCAAGAAGGTCTTCGAGAAGTACCACTGCAAGAACCGCCGCTGTGGCCCCCTCAACATTACCCTCGCTGCAGAAGCCTGCCTGCACAAGAATCACATGGCACTCAAGACAGTGCGAATTCGGCAGCTGGAGTTCTTACGACCCCTGGTCGAAGACCCTCGCCTAGACATGAGGATCATCCAGCTGGTGCGGGACCCCCGGGCGGTGCTGGCCTCTCGCATTGTGGCCTTCTCGGGCAAGTATGAAACCTGGAAGAAATGGGCTTCAGAAGGAGCAGCTCCCCTCAACGAGGATGAGGTGCAGAGGCTGCGGGGGAACTGCGAGAGCATCCGCCTCTCGGCTGAACTTGGCCTGAGGCAGCCAGCGTGGCTGCAGGGCCGCTACATGCTGATCCGCTATGAGGATATTGCCAGGTCACCTCTCCAAAATGCCAAGGAGATGTACAGGTTTGCTGGCATCAGCCTCACTCCGCAGGTGGAGGAATGGATCCAGAAGAACACCCAGGCGCCTCAGGACAGCAATGGCATCTACTCCACCCAGAAGAACTCCTCAGAGCAGTTCGAGAAGTGGCGCTTCAGCATCCCCTTCAAGTTGGCCCAAGTGGTGCAGAATGTCTGCGGCCCAGCCATGAGTCTGTTTGGCTACAAACTGGCCAGCGACCAAGAGACCCTCACAAACAGATCCATCAGTTTGCTGGAGGAAAGGAGGGCCTTCTGGATCACGTAA